A region from the Azospirillaceae bacterium genome encodes:
- a CDS encoding bifunctional folylpolyglutamate synthase/dihydrofolate synthase — protein MHLPHHPDASAPVIVEIDPEQTLVRMGRLLERLGRPQDRLPPVVHVAGTNGKGSTIAFLRAMLEAAGHKVHVYTSPHLVRFNERIRLTGRLIGDQELLALMERCQAINGDDPLGGFELTTAAALTAFAEQPADVVLLETGLGGRTDATNVVDRPAVTAITRISFDHMQHLGGTLAQIAAEKAGIFKPGCPVVLGPQADAAVLAVLRDRAAAVGAPLAPDWQISRRAGGFRFDSAARGVDLPPPVLPGLHQLANAGTAIACLAHLPLAAPDEAVARGLLTADWPARLQHLTQGRLPRYLPPTWQLWLDGGHNDSAGQVLAAQAAAWRQADGKPLDLVVGMVADKRPVDFLRPLAPFVRRLMAVTIPGTDERTLDANAIAAAATAAGVAQVEVAGGIADALARLGAQTFPPARALICGSLYLAGAALSENGAC, from the coding sequence ATGCACCTGCCCCACCACCCCGACGCCTCCGCGCCCGTCATCGTGGAGATCGATCCGGAACAGACCCTGGTCCGCATGGGGCGGCTGCTGGAGCGGCTGGGCCGGCCGCAGGACCGCCTGCCCCCCGTGGTGCACGTCGCCGGCACCAACGGCAAGGGCAGCACCATCGCCTTCCTGCGCGCCATGCTGGAGGCGGCGGGGCACAAGGTCCACGTCTACACCAGCCCCCACCTGGTGCGCTTCAATGAGCGCATCCGGCTGACGGGCCGCCTGATCGGCGACCAGGAACTGCTGGCGTTGATGGAACGCTGCCAGGCCATCAACGGCGACGATCCCCTGGGTGGGTTTGAGCTGACCACCGCCGCGGCATTGACCGCCTTCGCCGAACAGCCGGCCGATGTGGTGCTGCTGGAAACCGGCCTGGGCGGCCGGACGGACGCCACCAACGTGGTGGACCGCCCCGCCGTCACCGCCATCACCCGCATCTCCTTCGACCATATGCAGCATCTGGGCGGCACGCTGGCTCAGATCGCGGCGGAGAAGGCCGGCATCTTCAAGCCCGGCTGCCCGGTCGTGCTGGGCCCCCAGGCGGACGCCGCCGTCCTGGCCGTGCTGCGCGACCGCGCAGCGGCCGTGGGCGCCCCCCTGGCGCCGGACTGGCAGATCAGCCGCCGGGCGGGCGGCTTCCGTTTCGACAGCGCGGCGCGCGGCGTGGACCTGCCGCCGCCGGTCCTGCCCGGCCTGCACCAACTGGCCAACGCCGGCACCGCCATCGCCTGCCTGGCCCACCTGCCCCTGGCGGCGCCGGATGAGGCGGTGGCGCGCGGCCTGCTGACGGCCGACTGGCCCGCCCGGCTGCAGCACCTGACCCAGGGCCGCCTGCCCCGCTACCTGCCGCCCACCTGGCAGCTGTGGCTGGACGGCGGGCATAACGACAGCGCCGGCCAGGTGCTGGCGGCCCAGGCCGCCGCCTGGCGCCAGGCGGACGGCAAGCCGCTGGACCTGGTGGTGGGCATGGTGGCGGACAAGCGGCCAGTGGATTTCCTGCGCCCCCTGGCCCCCTTCGTCCGCCGCCTGATGGCCGTGACCATCCCGGGCACGGACGAACGCACCCTGGACGCCAATGCCATCGCCGCCGCCGCCACGGCCGCCGGCGTGGCGCAGGTGGAGGTGGCGGGCGGCATCGCTGACGCCCTGGCCCGCCTGGGCGCCCAGACCTTCCCGCCCGCCCGCGCCCTGATCTGCGGATCGCTATACCTGGCGGGGGCGGCCCTGTCGGAAAACGGCGCATGCTGA
- a CDS encoding LysR family transcriptional regulator, translating to MLIENLTDITIFIRVVATGSLSAAARELDLSLAVVSKRLARLEERLGVRLANRTTRRFSLTDEGAEFHERCVRIVADLEEAQDHVASRRRTATGLLRVTATAAFARRHIAPRLHRFHTQYPDVRVHVQVSDTVVDLVEAGIDIAIRQAALPDSSLMVRWLAPNHRVPCATPDYLAQNGEPATPPDLLRHRCIVLGDPPMSTWRFHCREADNDPVAVEIQPVILTNDGEVGHMAALAGAGIVLKSIWDVADDLAAGRLRAVLSKYFSPAPAIQAVYPAGRHTAAKLRAFLDFLAAELKADPSWPLAQPPLPRG from the coding sequence ATGCTGATCGAGAACCTGACCGACATCACCATCTTCATCCGCGTGGTCGCCACCGGCAGCCTGTCGGCCGCGGCACGGGAGCTGGACCTGTCGCTGGCGGTGGTGTCCAAGCGCCTGGCACGGCTGGAGGAACGGCTGGGCGTGCGCCTGGCCAACCGCACCACCCGCCGCTTCAGCCTGACGGACGAAGGGGCGGAGTTCCATGAGCGCTGCGTGCGCATCGTGGCGGATCTGGAGGAGGCGCAGGACCATGTCGCCAGCCGGCGGCGCACCGCCACCGGCCTGCTGCGCGTCACCGCCACCGCCGCCTTCGCCCGCCGCCACATCGCGCCGCGCCTGCACCGTTTCCACACCCAGTATCCGGACGTGCGGGTGCACGTGCAGGTCAGCGATACGGTGGTGGATCTGGTGGAGGCCGGCATCGACATCGCCATCCGCCAGGCGGCCCTGCCCGACAGCAGCCTGATGGTGCGCTGGCTGGCGCCCAACCACCGCGTGCCCTGCGCCACGCCTGACTACCTGGCCCAAAATGGGGAGCCGGCGACGCCGCCGGATCTGCTGCGCCACCGCTGCATCGTGCTGGGCGACCCGCCGATGAGCACCTGGCGCTTTCACTGCCGCGAGGCCGACAACGACCCGGTGGCGGTGGAAATCCAGCCGGTGATCCTGACCAACGATGGCGAGGTCGGGCACATGGCGGCCCTGGCCGGGGCCGGCATCGTGCTGAAGTCCATCTGGGACGTGGCCGACGACCTGGCGGCCGGGCGCCTGCGGGCCGTGCTGTCCAAATACTTCTCACCCGCGCCGGCCATCCAGGCGGTCTATCCCGCCGGCCGCCACACCGCCGCCAAGCTGCGCGCCTTCCTGGATTTCCTGGCGGCGGAACTGAAGGCCGACCCCAGCTGGCCCCTGGCCCAGCCGCCCTTACCCCGGGGTTGA
- a CDS encoding LysR family transcriptional regulator yields the protein MDLHGIDLNLLVAFDALMAERSVTRAGIRIGRTQPAMSAALARLRALLKDDLFVRSPHGLQPTPRALDLAEPLGHALAAIQRTLDYTQDFDAGTSTVAFTLGLSDHAAFVLLPRLVALLRDQAPGISVRIRTFNARDEAIGLLDGGAADMTIGVPPTPAGRILGRPLFQERFVCVLRRDHPAVSAPWDLDAFLGLSHLLVSPEGDRFGVVDAALAKRGLRRRLALTLPHMYAAPLLVARSDMVATLMGGVVRASGHAADLTILPPPLDLPAVPFALSWHRRNDAHPAQRWLRDRIAALGAEISTPG from the coding sequence ATGGATTTACATGGCATCGACCTGAACCTGCTGGTGGCGTTTGACGCCCTGATGGCGGAACGCAGCGTGACCCGCGCCGGCATCCGCATCGGCCGGACGCAGCCGGCGATGAGCGCCGCGTTGGCCCGCCTGCGCGCCCTGCTGAAGGATGATTTGTTCGTGCGGTCCCCGCACGGCCTGCAACCCACCCCGCGCGCCCTGGATTTGGCGGAGCCGCTGGGCCACGCGCTGGCTGCCATCCAGCGCACCTTGGACTACACCCAGGATTTCGACGCCGGCACCTCCACCGTGGCCTTCACCCTGGGCCTGTCGGACCATGCGGCCTTTGTCCTGCTGCCCCGCCTGGTGGCCCTGCTGCGGGACCAGGCGCCCGGCATCAGCGTGCGCATCCGCACCTTCAACGCCCGGGATGAGGCCATCGGCCTGCTGGACGGCGGGGCGGCCGACATGACCATCGGCGTGCCGCCGACGCCCGCGGGCCGCATCCTCGGCCGGCCGCTGTTCCAGGAACGTTTCGTCTGCGTGTTGCGCCGGGATCATCCGGCGGTATCGGCGCCCTGGGACCTGGACGCCTTCCTGGGCTTGTCGCACCTGCTGGTCTCGCCCGAGGGCGACCGCTTCGGCGTGGTGGACGCGGCCCTGGCCAAGCGCGGCTTGCGCCGCCGGCTGGCCCTGACCCTGCCGCACATGTACGCGGCCCCGCTGCTGGTGGCGCGGTCGGACATGGTGGCGACGTTGATGGGCGGGGTGGTGCGGGCGTCGGGCCATGCGGCGGACCTCACGATCCTGCCGCCGCCGCTGGACCTGCCGGCGGTGCCCTTCGCCCTGTCCTGGCACCGGCGCAACGACGCCCATCCCGCCCAGCGCTGGCTGCGCGACCGCATCGCTGCCCTGGGGGCGGAGATATCAACCCCGGGGTAA
- a CDS encoding ester cyclase — protein MRDHDQPPEILGIPAADAAAVTALYRAFNTGDTVLLDKVLAPDWQDIPLAPHQQPGRDGLKPLINEFRAAFPDMRIQVLEIIGVPGRAAIRAVITGTHTGAWFGVAPTGKPFRIPIHEFHHLQNGTVTHTWHLEDWFGWLFQVGAWPAVKQEITP, from the coding sequence ATGCGGGACCATGATCAACCCCCGGAAATCCTGGGCATCCCGGCGGCGGACGCGGCCGCCGTGACGGCGCTGTACCGCGCCTTCAACACGGGCGACACCGTCCTGCTGGACAAGGTCCTGGCCCCGGACTGGCAGGACATCCCCCTGGCGCCGCACCAGCAACCGGGCCGCGACGGGCTGAAGCCCCTGATCAATGAGTTCCGCGCCGCCTTCCCCGACATGCGCATCCAGGTGCTGGAGATCATCGGCGTGCCCGGCCGGGCCGCCATCCGCGCCGTCATCACCGGCACCCACACGGGCGCCTGGTTCGGCGTGGCCCCCACGGGAAAGCCGTTCCGCATCCCCATCCACGAATTCCACCACCTTCAGAACGGCACGGTCACCCACACCTGGCATCTGGAGGATTGGTTCGGCTGGCTGTTCCAGGTGGGTGCCTGGCCGGCCGTCAAACAGGAGATCACCCCATGA